A window of Aquitalea denitrificans contains these coding sequences:
- a CDS encoding DNA-binding protein, translating to MVNVDSIPVEVRERIHNVASDLYAKNGHQSFPALDEVRKCANVDMNVASLVLREWRKIQPVSPEPLGNKLPVPVEEAGLVAIQAVWMHAQQFANQHLRTAQAGWQTERDELDALRAELADAFERQAAELEATSQQLSMVLALNTRQQQELERAAPRLDESANRLGQTESRLVGVERELSETHEKLAQSYDELRALRQQCDELRKECDVLRKQQTALQEELRVQRSDKESAHRAVASLRQQLQEVTTEHAGESASAASAPPATATVPAAAKEQSDLEAAAYGQSVTGRLATSSRAADMIVRSR from the coding sequence ATGGTTAATGTCGACTCGATCCCTGTTGAAGTGCGCGAGCGCATCCATAATGTTGCATCAGACCTGTACGCCAAAAATGGTCACCAGTCATTTCCTGCGCTGGACGAAGTCCGCAAATGTGCAAATGTCGATATGAACGTGGCCAGCCTGGTACTGAGGGAATGGCGCAAGATCCAGCCTGTCAGCCCCGAGCCACTGGGCAACAAGCTGCCCGTCCCTGTAGAAGAAGCAGGACTGGTGGCAATTCAGGCTGTCTGGATGCATGCCCAGCAGTTTGCAAATCAACATCTGCGTACTGCGCAAGCCGGCTGGCAGACTGAGCGGGATGAGCTGGATGCCCTGCGCGCTGAGCTGGCTGATGCATTTGAACGTCAGGCGGCCGAGCTGGAGGCCACCAGCCAGCAACTGAGTATGGTATTGGCACTGAATACACGGCAACAGCAAGAGCTGGAGCGTGCGGCTCCGCGCCTGGATGAATCGGCCAATCGTCTGGGGCAGACCGAATCGCGTCTGGTCGGGGTCGAGCGTGAGTTGAGCGAGACGCATGAGAAGCTGGCGCAGTCTTACGATGAGTTGCGCGCGCTGCGTCAGCAATGTGATGAACTGCGCAAGGAGTGCGATGTGCTGCGCAAGCAGCAAACAGCACTGCAAGAAGAGCTGCGTGTACAGCGTTCTGACAAGGAAAGTGCACACCGTGCCGTGGCCAGCTTGCGCCAGCAATTGCAGGAGGTCACGACAGAGCACGCTGGCGAATCTGCCTCCGCAGCATCCGCCCCTCCTGCTACTGCCACTGTTCCTGCTGCGGCAAAAGAACAAAGCGATCTTGAAGCTGCAGCATATGGTCAGTCAGTGACGGGGAGACTTGCAACGTCGTCACGTGCGGCAGACATGATTGTCCGATCGCGCTAG
- a CDS encoding MarC family protein, which translates to MQTSFISATVLLILITDPLGNIPLFISALKQVKPERRKKVVYRECMIAFLVLLTFMFFGRNFLDVMHLTDQSMQVAGGVILFLIALKMIFPSEGGSVFGSDKMHGEPFIVPIAIPLIAGPSAMATVLLMSTREPSRMLEWIGALTICMLVTTVVFLFSGRLQKLLGEQAITALERLMGLVLTAISIEMLLGGVASYIRQFH; encoded by the coding sequence ATGCAAACTTCTTTCATTTCCGCCACGGTCTTGCTGATCCTGATTACCGATCCACTAGGCAATATTCCGCTGTTCATCTCCGCGCTCAAGCAGGTAAAACCGGAGCGCCGCAAGAAAGTGGTGTACCGCGAATGCATGATCGCCTTTCTGGTTCTGCTGACTTTCATGTTTTTCGGCCGCAATTTTCTGGACGTGATGCACCTGACCGATCAGTCGATGCAGGTGGCGGGCGGGGTGATCCTGTTCCTGATTGCACTGAAGATGATTTTCCCCAGCGAGGGCGGCAGCGTGTTCGGCAGTGACAAGATGCATGGCGAACCCTTCATCGTGCCGATTGCCATTCCGCTGATTGCCGGGCCTTCTGCCATGGCTACGGTATTGCTGATGTCCACCCGCGAGCCATCGCGCATGCTGGAGTGGATAGGCGCACTCACCATCTGCATGCTGGTAACCACCGTGGTGTTCCTGTTTTCCGGACGCTTGCAAAAATTGCTGGGCGAGCAGGCCATCACAGCACTGGAACGATTGATGGGCCTGGTTTTGACGGCGATTTCGATTGAAATGCTGCTGGGTGGCGTGGCGTCGTATATCCGCCAGTTTCATTAA
- a CDS encoding DMT family transporter, with the protein MARNMNSNFYVMLGIGANALWGAAFIVPYALHDFPSELITIFRYFVYGVTSIAVLLLLGLGNVRISFPIFMAANVISFCGNVGYYLFLTFGIKYSGFVYPALIIGLLPVSVILFGACQGRRQSLLGLLPGIGLIVFGIVLINFLSVNDASGLTLDADHVRGIVFSLMALSLLTIYCIANARFLKSNIGISSLRWAGLLGICALLQSLLLTLFAYVFVGHDMSVFTAYSADRLIAFMLGVVFLGVFVSYVAMWLWNVSSRHISSIVAGRVLCLETIFALAYGYMLDARMPHSFELLGICLIVLGGYLVQWCAGRAGLEV; encoded by the coding sequence ATGGCTCGTAATATGAATTCTAATTTTTATGTGATGCTAGGTATTGGTGCGAATGCCTTGTGGGGAGCGGCCTTTATTGTTCCGTATGCCTTGCATGACTTTCCTTCGGAGTTGATCACCATTTTTCGTTATTTTGTATATGGTGTTACTTCGATTGCTGTTTTGCTGTTGTTGGGTTTGGGTAATGTCAGAATTTCATTTCCCATTTTCATGGCGGCAAATGTAATCTCATTTTGTGGTAATGTGGGTTATTATCTTTTCTTGACCTTTGGTATCAAATATAGTGGTTTTGTCTATCCAGCGCTTATTATTGGCTTGTTGCCTGTTTCTGTCATCTTGTTTGGTGCATGTCAAGGCAGGAGGCAGTCACTGCTTGGCTTGCTGCCAGGTATTGGTTTGATTGTTTTTGGAATTGTATTGATTAATTTTTTGAGTGTGAATGATGCATCAGGCCTCACGCTGGATGCTGATCATGTTCGCGGCATTGTTTTTTCATTGATGGCTTTGTCGTTGCTTACAATATATTGCATTGCTAATGCCCGCTTTCTTAAGTCGAACATCGGTATTTCTTCATTGCGCTGGGCGGGTTTGCTGGGTATTTGCGCTTTATTGCAAAGTCTCCTGCTTACGCTCTTTGCCTATGTATTCGTCGGCCATGATATGTCAGTGTTCACAGCTTATTCTGCTGACAGGTTAATCGCCTTCATGCTTGGTGTGGTGTTCTTGGGTGTCTTTGTATCTTATGTGGCAATGTGGTTGTGGAATGTGTCGTCACGCCATATTTCCAGCATTGTGGCAGGGCGAGTGCTGTGTCTTGAGACCATTTTTGCGCTTGCCTACGGTTATATGCTGGATGCGCGCATGCCCCACTCATTCGAGTTGCTTGGTATCTGCCTTATTGTATTGGGTGGCTATCTTGTTCAGTGGTGCGCAGGGAGAGCGGGCCTGGAGGTGTGA